ATAATCCCTTACTTGAGCAATACCCCATGAAACGAGGAATGGTGTCTTTTTAGGGTCTGGCAGCATACCACGGGCAGTGTCATAGAAACCAAAATAGGCTGCACGATAAATAATAATACCCTGGACGGATACACcgaatccacggtacagaccGCCAATACCGTCAGCCTTGAAAATTTTGGTCAAGCAGTTACCAAGACCTGAGAACTCACGTTCAGCTCCAGCTTTGCCTACATCAGCTGCCAACCTAtaagtaattattttatatacatatatctttatcaatttttaatcgacGGTTCTCTTTCTCTTGATCAACAGCTTAACAAATTAAGTAACAAATGAAATTCTTGACAACAAAAATAGATGTATAAAGTACCTAGTTCTGGCAAAGTCAAGTGGGTAGACAAAGCATAAAGATGTAGCACCAGCAGCACCACCAGAAGCAAGATTACCAACAAAGTAACGCATAAACTGTGTATTTTTATCAACACCACCAAGGAAAACTTGCTTGTACTTGTCTTTGAAGGCAAAGTTCAAAGCTTGGGTTGGGAAATATCTAATGACATTGGCCATGTTACCACGCCAATAACTCAGGAATCCCTGTTCTTTGGGGATACGTACAAAGCAATCTACCATACCTGAAACACAAATTTATTTGCTGGTTTTAAATTGTCATTTATgccaaataatatattttagaatACCATACATACATAAAATTGTATACTTAGTACTTAGGTCTCAATCGTAccattataatttcaataactATACATATAGATCAAACAACTGAATCTCATatgtaataatttgaaatttttattttatcatataCACTAAATTGCAAATTGTTATGTAACAAACAGTGGGTAGAAATTTTTGCAACAATatgtaattttccaattttaaataagaaaatctATTCTTACTATAATAAGAGGACATTATTGTTTTAAGAAGTTTCGGAAATATGCTATTATTGTCACTGCGAGTATAAAATACTTTCAAGGTCAGGAAATCTaaatttttccttttgttttataTTGTACGTATTAACATccgattattgaaaaattaataatactgaaCGAAAATTTAGCAACCGTTCATTTAGAAATTCAGAAATAATCATAACTTGCttcattattaattgaattccaCGTTAAACTTGTTATATCTTGATAACCTTTTCTTTTCTAGAATGAAACGTTGACTACTATTCATGAAACGgttaaatattacatttaatgCAATGAAATGATTATTCTCATAATTATCATTTGATTTTTCTGTTATAAAAAATTCTAAAGCCACGCTTCTACTTTGCAGTAGAAATGTCGGCCATATTGAATGGCACATTCATCGATCGGCATACGAAGTACGAAGTTGCGTTCAAAGAGCAAAGCCACACGCTGCCCCCTGGTAGACGAGTCATCTCATCGAATATCGATCCACTGTGGTTTAGTTATAAAACTACAACTCCTCATTCAATCGATATTACAAAAGTTATGTAAGACCCGAAAGTTCATCTTTTGTTATATAAAGTAAAAAATCGGAATACTCGTGGAATTAATGACGTACTACTAACATATAGTACCGAACGACATTACATAACGGGAATTTGACTTCTAACCATTGTGGATCAGCTTAACGGAAACGCTTTGCTGTTTCGTCACACCGACATGACTGAAATGCTTCAAACTGTCACATGTTTCGAATCTTTATCGTATTCTTTTACCGTTCTGCACAGTACTTTTTCAGACTTGCATGTTTCGAACTTTTTACCATCTAGTACTACTAATTTCACTACTTTTCTGTAAATCATAGAATGAATTTCATCGTTTCATTGAGAAACTTACCCTTGTAACGTTGTTCCTCGGATATTTGCTTGGAAATGTGCTGTACCTGCAGCAATAGCTTCACACGCTCGATGGGTGCCACAGCAGTTTTGGAAATTGCTGCGGCAACACCACCAGCCACGAAATCCTTGAGGAACGCCACTGGATCCGCGAGACCAGACATCTTGACGGTTAATTTGGTTTGTGAGAAACGGGTTAAcaaaagaaagaggagaaatcAACTCCTACGTTTTGGACGCGCGCCGGACGACGAGTGAGCGAGTCAGAGTTCTTCTCGTTGATCGGACCTCTGCTAAGAATAGCTGCGCAGGTCACGTGCGGTCTTCTGCGCAGGTTCAATCTTCTGGCACGACCGCACCTTGAGACCCTGACACTTCACGCACTTCAAACGCGTACTCTGTTCCGAATTCGTAACCTTTCTTCACGTGTCTTACGACACAGCGTCTTCCTGCTTCATTTCACGGTCACCACGCGTATATCAACTTGATAAAATGCGATCATGATCATCCTTTTCAAAATTAGACGTTTAACCGCGTAAAATGACGCATTTCCGGTCAAGTAAAGTATGGAAATTGTCGCTAGTATCAAGGTATTCGAAATATGAAACAACGAGGCGGGAATTTATTTCAACGGTAGAGTGAAACGTCTATTGTTTTTCACTCGTTAAGTCAAAGCTGATTCCGCATTTACtagttattacaatttcgctgtAAATATCATAACGTATCGATGTTGATAGCAAATTATTTAAGGTATGAATTAactgataacctaacctaacctaacctaacatcATCAGAATCTCTTACAGAGCTTTAGTTGctgaataatataattaattttaacaggTATATTCTTAGAAAAATCATGAGCATATTTAAAATGCCTGCGTGTAATACATCCATCTTTATTCGTTTTCAGTTACCAGTAAATTATAGTACATTGTAACGTAAGTATAATACAGACGATATCTCCTTATTGCAGTACCAGTAATTGGATGTAACGTTTAAAATCAGGGAGAATTTGCAAACATAAAGAAGGAAGCCTGTGTCAAGAATAAAAAGCTGGCCGAGATTTGTACAATTTAATATGGTCCTATCCGATTTAGAGCAGGTAttactatacatataatattctCTCATATCAATCGATCGTTGCCTAGCGGCCTCTATATTCTCTTCAGCATTGATTAACGTTCGTATACAATTCATTTGCTATTTTCTCATCATCAACAGCCCTTATTGTTAACattctttacatttttattactaATGTAAATAGCAAATCCTAATCGATTCAGTTACGATAATTTGCACGTGTCATGCCGTGATCACCTTTGGGGTGGTTTCGAGTTTGCGCCGAAGGTACAAGAACAAGTACAAGATGCAAGGTCAGTCCCTCGTGAAGAAGAAGGTCATCGGGGCGAGACTTGCGTAACCCTGGCGAACGGCCAGTATGTTACGGAGCACAACGCCAGAGTTCAATGGAGTAACTTCAAATAATGTGTATTTATACACCTTGAAGATGCGTACATACTAAGCGGACCTTGTAAAGAATAGACTAATGCTAAAAGTGTCTGTTATGCACATCGGAGTATTTCTCGTGGCGCGTGCAATTATTTGTTACAGGAATCAGTTGGATCAATTAGATTTAAAtagtaatataattatttattataaatctctTGAAATGAAACTCATGAAATTTACCGAAACATTCACAGAGGGCAGAGTCCAGTAGGCGATAATGGTGCATTCTCTTTTCATTCGACTGATTAAGGAGACATCAAAAAGAAAGTAGCGTGAAAAGGAGGCGTGAGGAGATAATTATTCACAGCGTTATGAGGAGTTAGACGATAAATtctgtaaaattattataacgGTTAAAGGTTCTAAGTGTTCATAGTaagatattaatctaaaattgtAGTCCTTATCACTGTATCATTGATCTCCATTTCATTCATTTACCATCTGTATGCTTAGAGCTCGAGGGGAAATTCCACGTTTCATAGGAAGAAGGTGATATCTGTCTCTTGATAATGCTTGCACAAATACATGTGTAAGCAAAACCgcttatgtataaatatattttttgataagatatattagaaattatatattagtatttttttttagcTTAAGGACGGTGTTACGCAACCTTTACCGAAACTATAGTGCTACTAGAAAGATCGAAATATGAAATACGATCCCTGTTAAAGTTACGCGAGCATACTAGCTCGAGGAATTTATCATTTTCCTGATTGTAGCAGGAAAATCATTAGCATTTGATATAAGCGTCATCGTATTGAACGCACGACAGTGTATATAGCAACACACGATTTACTAGCTCAAATGCATTATGTCGAACTTGCAACGGTGGGACTCAAGTGTGTGGATTGGATTAAATAACGACCTTGATGACGAAAGCGGCTGTCTGCGTTTAGTGCAATAACTGGTCAATGCACCTGAAAGCAGTTTGAAGCAGTTTTGTATTTAATATGGATCTACAGATTTATTACTAAATATGTAAGAAACTAATACGtttagatattttataaaaatgagttAATTATTCGTATAAGAACTGCCTCGTATACGAATTCATTGACAATTAGTTATCAAAATGTTCGTTGTCCTCGGCTCACGAATTTGGCTTCTGCTATTAAT
This Osmia lignaria lignaria isolate PbOS001 chromosome 9, iyOsmLign1, whole genome shotgun sequence DNA region includes the following protein-coding sequences:
- the Ant gene encoding ADP/ATP translocase; this encodes MSGLADPVAFLKDFVAGGVAAAISKTAVAPIERVKLLLQVQHISKQISEEQRYKGMVDCFVRIPKEQGFLSYWRGNMANVIRYFPTQALNFAFKDKYKQVFLGGVDKNTQFMRYFVGNLASGGAAGATSLCFVYPLDFARTRLAADVGKAGAEREFSGLGNCLTKIFKADGIGGLYRGFGVSVQGIIIYRAAYFGFYDTARGMLPDPKKTPFLVSWGIAQAVTTVAGIVSYPFDTVRRRMMMQSGRAKAEILYKSTLHCWATIYKSEGGNAFFKGAFSNVLRGTGGALVLVLYDEIKNLL